The Candidatus Bathyarchaeota archaeon genome has a segment encoding these proteins:
- a CDS encoding class I SAM-dependent methyltransferase has protein sequence MRRNWGAQWNIASMKYLLDSGPDLLFKSAIAKVDSHDCIVLGAGKEVALVNEYCPNIIGINLSKETLQRIRRFNTHRILADAQKLPIKDSCVDLVVCKSALHHFSNLNDSILEIKRVTVQRSYVFLYEPGLLNIIAFLGRKVFPTNIHDPTERPFVLSILRRTLAKHFEIVNEMEFFVFVHIIPILENALKLTSHPRLLKGLSSFDELLCKTFFKNFCWIMTFTLRKKYSLTKKNM, from the coding sequence ATGAGAAGAAACTGGGGTGCGCAATGGAATATTGCAAGTATGAAGTATTTATTGGATTCTGGGCCCGATCTTTTATTCAAAAGTGCCATTGCAAAGGTTGACAGCCATGATTGCATTGTATTGGGTGCAGGGAAAGAAGTTGCTTTGGTAAATGAATATTGCCCTAATATTATAGGCATAAACCTTTCAAAAGAAACGCTCCAAAGAATAAGGCGATTTAATACTCATCGTATATTGGCTGATGCACAAAAACTTCCCATAAAAGATTCTTGTGTTGATTTAGTTGTTTGTAAATCAGCATTGCACCATTTCAGCAATCTGAATGATTCAATCTTGGAGATTAAAAGAGTTACTGTTCAACGTTCATACGTTTTTCTCTATGAACCTGGACTTTTAAATATAATAGCCTTTCTTGGTCGAAAAGTGTTCCCAACCAATATTCATGACCCTACCGAAAGACCTTTTGTTCTATCCATCTTGAGACGAACCCTTGCTAAACATTTTGAGATAGTTAATGAAATGGAGTTTTTCGTATTTGTTCATATAATTCCAATTCTCGAGAATGCCCTCAAATTAACAAGTCATCCTCGGTTGTTAAAGGGGCTTTCAAGTTTTGACGAGTTGCTTTGCAAAACTTTTTTTAAAAATTTTTGCTGGATTATGACTTTTACGTTAAGAAAAAAATATTCTTTAACTAAAAAGAATATGTAG
- a CDS encoding CTP-dependent riboflavin kinase, whose amino-acid sequence MQVTIEGTVFSGKGEGKKFVSLPWVTKQIGEFAGFLPYLGTLNILLSKENQNKKLQMQTAGGFVIKPEQGFFEGKLFPAKIEGVACAVIIPLVPNYPENVLEIVAKENLREKLKIKDGSHVKVDYAD is encoded by the coding sequence TTGCAAGTCACAATTGAAGGAACAGTTTTCAGCGGCAAAGGCGAAGGAAAAAAATTTGTTTCCCTACCCTGGGTAACCAAGCAGATAGGGGAGTTTGCGGGGTTTTTGCCGTATCTTGGAACCCTCAACATTTTGCTTTCAAAGGAAAATCAGAACAAGAAACTGCAAATGCAGACAGCGGGGGGGTTTGTGATTAAGCCAGAGCAGGGCTTTTTTGAGGGCAAACTGTTTCCCGCTAAGATTGAGGGGGTAGCTTGCGCGGTTATTATTCCGTTGGTGCCCAATTACCCTGAAAACGTGTTAGAAATAGTTGCTAAAGAAAATTTAAGAGAAAAATTAAAAATAAAGGATGGCAGCCACGTTAAAGTGGACTATGCCGATTGA
- a CDS encoding CoA-binding protein, with translation MEDAVQNIDAFFNPKSVAVIGATKKLDKAGQVIFKSFATNKKRDVFKGELYPVNPKEDSILGFKCYHTLSEITDPIDLIVVIVPAKAVPGVMEEAVAKKVKNAVIISSGFKEVGNKELEDQVVEIAKKGGIRLLGPNCLGVYYSKTGVDTLFLPETKVLTTGEEVVATPRPMPGNIAMITQSGAFGVAALDYLTGHQIGISKFVSFGNKCDVTESDILDYLLHDEETKVIMVYLEDVKGGRAFLEVAKKVTLKKPVVIIKSGRSSAGARAAASHTGAIAGSDKVYDAAFEQCGVIRARDMEEFFDIGKALAMQPPALGKNLGILTDAGGPGVMAVDECEDLGLTVDRFSEGTLKKFQELKDQNIILKIAATSNPVDLTGSVTDDMFVMAADLMFQDPQIYGIILLGLHHMPGLREVHIDGLAKIASEYTKPIVMCDIGETEMALYTRSRFDKLGVPSFESPEDAARAINALVQYGAYLKKNGYDQEYIKEFYSKKK, from the coding sequence ATGGAAGACGCAGTGCAGAATATTGATGCTTTCTTCAATCCAAAAAGCGTAGCCGTTATAGGTGCAACCAAAAAACTCGATAAAGCAGGACAAGTCATATTCAAAAGCTTTGCCACAAACAAGAAACGGGATGTTTTCAAAGGAGAACTCTACCCGGTTAATCCCAAAGAGGACTCCATTTTAGGTTTCAAATGTTATCATACCCTAAGTGAAATCACCGACCCAATTGACTTAATTGTGGTTATTGTTCCAGCAAAAGCTGTCCCCGGCGTTATGGAAGAAGCCGTGGCGAAAAAAGTAAAAAATGCAGTAATCATCAGCTCAGGATTCAAAGAAGTTGGAAACAAAGAGCTTGAAGACCAAGTGGTCGAAATCGCCAAAAAAGGCGGCATCCGCCTGCTTGGACCAAACTGTCTAGGCGTTTACTACTCAAAAACAGGTGTAGACACATTATTTTTGCCTGAAACCAAGGTTTTAACCACAGGCGAAGAAGTCGTTGCCACACCAAGACCAATGCCCGGCAACATTGCCATGATTACTCAGAGCGGTGCTTTTGGTGTTGCAGCTTTGGACTATTTGACTGGACACCAAATTGGCATTAGCAAATTCGTAAGTTTTGGAAACAAATGTGACGTAACTGAATCTGACATTCTCGATTACCTGCTACATGATGAAGAAACCAAAGTCATAATGGTTTACTTAGAAGACGTTAAAGGCGGAAGAGCTTTTCTTGAAGTAGCTAAAAAAGTCACCCTTAAAAAACCAGTAGTCATAATCAAATCAGGCAGAAGCTCCGCAGGTGCACGAGCCGCAGCCTCCCACACTGGAGCCATCGCAGGTTCAGACAAAGTTTACGATGCAGCCTTTGAGCAATGTGGAGTTATACGAGCACGGGACATGGAAGAGTTCTTTGACATAGGTAAAGCCCTTGCAATGCAGCCTCCAGCTTTAGGCAAAAACCTCGGCATCTTAACGGATGCTGGTGGACCTGGAGTTATGGCTGTTGATGAATGTGAAGACCTAGGTTTAACCGTTGACCGTTTCTCTGAAGGAACATTAAAGAAATTCCAAGAACTAAAAGACCAAAACATCATCCTCAAAATCGCGGCAACATCCAACCCCGTTGACCTCACTGGTTCAGTAACTGATGACATGTTCGTTATGGCTGCTGACTTGATGTTTCAGGATCCACAGATTTATGGCATAATCCTTCTGGGGCTCCATCACATGCCAGGTTTACGTGAAGTACATATTGACGGCTTAGCTAAAATCGCTTCTGAATACACCAAACCCATAGTTATGTGCGACATCGGCGAGACAGAAATGGCGCTTTATACACGGTCAAGATTTGACAAGCTCGGCGTGCCATCTTTTGAATCACCCGAAGACGCAGCTAGAGCTATTAACGCGCTGGTTCAATACGGAGCATATCTGAAAAAGAACGGCTACGACCAAGAATACATCAAAGAATTCTACAGCAAAAAGAAATAA